One genomic segment of Deinococcus aestuarii includes these proteins:
- a CDS encoding GNAT family N-acetyltransferase → MQVIGLSDKAAWRAALSTVEYDVYHTADYTENVLQEGEQGYLLCSGEGESRILLPVLLRPVDPPGAGRPDWRDVTSVYGYAGPVANFERLTDRDHARFHADLTDFFTDQRVVAVFSRLHPLLNNHHVLAGLGEVHDVGRTVSIDLSTSPERQRSLYRENHRTGINRLRRAGVECREISPGGFTDDFMEIYHDTMRRVGAGPGYFFDRRYFDRLFGAGDYEAHLFGCFLEGRMICAGIFTRSRGIVQYHLGGTRCEFLRLAPTKLLFDTVRLWAGERRAGVFHLGGGLGGEEDSLFHFKAGFSKRFHVFRLWKWVVDGPRYRALCERRGVPSGGAGFFPGYRRPVRPSVSL, encoded by the coding sequence ATGCAGGTGATCGGCCTGAGCGACAAGGCGGCCTGGAGAGCGGCGCTCTCCACGGTCGAGTACGACGTGTACCACACCGCCGATTACACCGAGAACGTGCTTCAGGAGGGCGAACAGGGCTACCTCCTGTGCTCGGGGGAGGGCGAGTCGCGCATCCTGCTGCCGGTCCTCCTGCGCCCGGTGGACCCGCCGGGGGCGGGACGCCCCGACTGGCGTGACGTGACCTCGGTGTACGGCTACGCCGGTCCGGTGGCGAATTTCGAGCGCCTGACGGACCGGGACCACGCGCGCTTCCACGCCGACCTGACGGACTTCTTCACCGACCAGCGGGTGGTCGCCGTCTTCTCGCGGCTCCATCCCCTGCTGAACAACCACCACGTGCTCGCGGGGCTGGGCGAGGTCCATGACGTGGGCCGGACGGTCTCCATCGACCTGTCCACGTCCCCGGAGCGGCAGCGCTCGCTCTACCGGGAAAACCACCGGACGGGCATCAACCGCCTGAGGCGGGCGGGGGTGGAGTGCCGCGAGATCTCGCCCGGGGGGTTCACCGACGACTTCATGGAGATCTACCACGACACCATGCGGCGGGTCGGGGCGGGCCCGGGCTACTTCTTCGACCGGCGCTACTTCGACCGCCTGTTCGGGGCCGGGGACTACGAGGCCCACCTGTTCGGCTGCTTTCTGGAGGGGCGGATGATCTGCGCCGGAATCTTTACCCGCTCGCGGGGCATCGTTCAGTACCACCTCGGCGGCACCCGCTGTGAGTTCCTGAGGCTGGCGCCCACGAAGCTGCTGTTCGACACGGTGCGGCTGTGGGCGGGGGAACGCCGGGCCGGGGTGTTTCATCTCGGCGGCGGCCTGGGCGGAGAGGAGGACTCGCTCTTCCATTTCAAGGCGGGCTTTTCCAAGCGGTTTCACGTCTTTCGGCTGTGGAAATGGGTGGTGGACGGGCCGCGGTACCGCGCCCTGTGTGAGCGCCGGGGGGTACCGAGCGGGGGCGCGGGGTTCTTTCCGGGCTACCGCCGCCCGGTCCGGCCGTCCGTCTCCCTGTGA
- a CDS encoding DegT/DnrJ/EryC1/StrS family aminotransferase translates to MTASTRNRTERPFAPWPSFGEDETQAVTRVLASGRVNYWTGTEGREFEREYAGALGMRHAVALHNGTVALELALYALGVGAGDEVVTTPRTFIASASAAVMRGAVPVLADVDPDSGNLTAETVARVITPRTRAIIAVHLAGWPCEMGPILDLAREHGLFVIEDCAQAHGATYRGRPVGTFGDVGCFSFCQDKIITTGGEGGLIVTNDEDVWKKAWAFKDHGKSYAAVYEREHPPGFRWLHESFGTNWRMLEVQAAIGRLQLRKLPEWSRRRRENAAVLARRFRALDALRVPEVPAGMEHAQYKFYAYVRPDRLQGGWSRDRLMTEVTARGVPCFSGSCSEIYLEQAFVRAGLGPRTRLPVARDLGETSLMFPVHPTLTPEDLEQVADVVEGVVREASR, encoded by the coding sequence ATGACAGCCAGCACCAGGAACAGGACCGAGCGGCCGTTCGCCCCGTGGCCCTCCTTCGGGGAAGACGAGACCCAGGCGGTGACGCGGGTGCTCGCCTCCGGCCGGGTGAACTACTGGACCGGCACCGAGGGCCGGGAGTTCGAGCGGGAGTACGCCGGGGCGCTGGGGATGCGCCACGCGGTCGCGCTGCACAACGGGACGGTGGCGCTCGAACTGGCGCTGTACGCCCTCGGGGTGGGCGCGGGGGACGAGGTGGTCACGACGCCGCGCACCTTTATCGCCTCGGCGAGCGCGGCGGTGATGCGCGGCGCCGTGCCCGTCCTCGCCGACGTGGACCCGGACAGCGGCAACCTGACCGCCGAGACCGTCGCGCGGGTGATCACGCCGCGCACCCGGGCGATCATCGCCGTGCACCTCGCGGGCTGGCCCTGCGAGATGGGCCCGATCCTCGACCTGGCGCGCGAGCACGGGCTGTTCGTGATCGAGGACTGCGCCCAGGCGCACGGGGCGACCTACCGGGGCCGCCCGGTGGGCACCTTCGGCGACGTGGGCTGCTTTTCGTTCTGCCAGGACAAGATCATCACGACGGGCGGCGAGGGCGGCCTGATCGTCACGAACGACGAGGACGTGTGGAAAAAGGCGTGGGCGTTTAAGGACCACGGCAAGAGCTATGCGGCGGTGTACGAGCGCGAGCACCCGCCGGGCTTCCGCTGGCTGCACGAGTCGTTCGGCACCAACTGGCGGATGCTGGAGGTGCAGGCCGCCATCGGTCGCCTGCAACTGCGCAAGCTGCCCGAGTGGTCGCGGCGGCGCCGGGAGAACGCGGCGGTGCTCGCGCGGCGTTTCCGGGCCCTGGACGCCCTGCGCGTGCCCGAGGTCCCCGCCGGGATGGAGCACGCGCAGTACAAGTTCTACGCCTACGTGCGCCCGGATCGCCTGCAAGGGGGCTGGTCGCGCGACCGCCTCATGACCGAGGTCACGGCGCGCGGGGTGCCGTGCTTCAGCGGGTCGTGTTCGGAGATCTACCTCGAACAGGCCTTCGTGCGGGCCGGGCTGGGTCCGCGCACCCGCCTCCCCGTCGCCCGGGACCTCGGCGAGACCTCCCTGATGTTCCCCGTGCACCCGACCCTCACGCCGGAGGACCTGGAGCAGGTCGCCGACGTGGTGGAGGGCGTCGTGCGGGAGGCCAGCCGCTAG